Genomic window (Juglans microcarpa x Juglans regia isolate MS1-56 chromosome 2S, Jm3101_v1.0, whole genome shotgun sequence):
atatatattaatatatattattccaaACAAAGgtgctttaattaattacttcaGTGATGTACgattggtttatatatattaagatgatAAGTGATCAAgtctctctcatatatatattgaactcGGAACATCATATTAATTTCCTAAAAATCCAGCTTGGTACTCATAGAACAGTGATGAAATACTCTAACAACGTCCATATATGAACTCGATGATGTACATAGTCGACAAATTAAGGGtgctaaaaaaaactttttgagtcCATTTTTAATCTACAcaaaacttagaaaaatattatttccaagaACATATTAATCACACTGGAACAAGCTTCAAGAACTTACACTACTGATCATAGCTTTTAATGACGACACCAATCAAGACCCTAAAAGATCAACACATGAGTGAAAGCTAATGTGGACCTAACATATATCCAGATAATTATTTGAATGCAACAATTCGAAAGGTAGGACCATAACCTGCATGAATTAATGGAGGCCATTGAGAAAAGCAGAAGCGGCTTTCCACTTGGGaaattgctctctctctctctctctctctctctctctccacgcGCTGGTCTCCAGGCTTAGGAAGAATAATGGgactaactatatatataccgTCCGTAAATGAGTTCTGTCGATCGAATAATTTCagcaaacacacacatatatataccttattcaaacttcaaatttcGAAGTAGTACTGTGTAGAAGCAGCAGTTCTCATGCACTACTGATCATCATCAGTTAATCTGTACATGATTCTCTTTCGCATAGAGAATGTGTTTGAAAATGACTGTTCAATGAGAATATTAAGGGTGGGGTACTCTGGCTTTGCTTCGAGGATATATGGTACTGGCTGGGTGTGCTCAAGAAGCTGCTGACATGCGTGCGCCAACTTATACATATATTGTTGGTGCCGCGTGAACCTCAAGAGTActgtacaatatatatactagctGTGCAGTACTGTACTCAAATTACCTTTTGTCTTCTTGCTGCTGGCCTGAAATAACGTCTGATCTGAATTGTCATGTGTTGGGAAAGGGTTTTTGTTCATAAGTACTCCACAATAAGGTTTTGAATTCTCTTTGCTAGCAAGGagccaaaaaaacaaaagaaaaaaaaaaaaaaaaaaaagactccgATACGATCTAGTGCATGACGCAGAGAATAGAACATACATATAGTTTTTTAGATATTCCAGTTTCATATGGTAGATTATTACCATTGGTCAATTTTTTCCGAATACTATTGCTTAGGCCACTGGAGAATCCTCaccgattttattttatttttacttaatgattaagaaaatattttttaatgagtttgtgatcttaattttttttaaatatttgaaaaaaaaaaatttacctgtTCCGTGAGGATTCTCACCTTGGTGGATCATATATGTAGCAGGCTCCTTTTTTTCCTTGCCAACTTTAGTACTGAGTGTAAAAGGTGTGCGCGTGTGTTTTAAAACTCTAGATCAGAGTATACAACGGATGTATTTACCTCCAGCGGTAAAGTTTTGGGTCTGATATAGTTGTTCCATggatttttttcacaaatatcGTTTGTCCAAAATCATCCTCATCAGCGGTGGAGTGTATTATATGGTAAGACCATAGTAACACTCACATACTTCACAGCCTAAATattgaaatagatatatatatatatgaatttctaTAGAGAGATTTTTTTGTGCCAAGATTATCAGTATGTTACCATGTTGTACCAAAGGGGGaggggctatatatagcccgGCCTCCAATCTGTAACTACTGGTTGGTCTTCAAGGCCGATGAAGTAATAGCCACTTCGTGACCCCTGACCATGAGAATGGGAAGAGATTTCTACTCTGGGTGCCCTTTTATTACATGCGGTCCAAAGAGACATTGTTGAGAAATCGACTAGATTAAGATTTAATGACATGAGGGCAAAAAGAAGACTATTTAGTAGTGCATTGATATTGTGTTTGTACTCACTTCCTGCAAGTTGTGTTGTTTCTTTAAAGTTGCAACATAGCTGTGGgtacatcatattttttatggagattgagcattaATCTGAGTTATGTGGACTCGAGAGGGATTAAGGATACTTAATTTCTTGTGACTCTTAGATTTGTGGAGCATGGTTTATTCTTGTGGTGGCTCGATTTGATGATCCAACTTGACAAAGGTTTGTCATGATTTTTTGGTGAAGTTTTAATGAGGCTTGGGCCATGGAGCGCAAGATTGAGCTGATAGCTAGGCTTGGACCCAGTTTGTGGACTTGAGAAATGCTAGAAATAAAGTTCACGCGACAGATAACTCGAGTGAAACTCAGGCGTAGAGAGTTTGCTTAACACTCACATAAACAAACATCAGATAAAGCGTTCACTTgaggttcgctcgacacctTACTCAAGCGAATAACgcaataattgaaaattttggactTTCGCCgtgtaattctatatatatatatatatatatatttctattatgAATAGTATGAAAAACCTGAGCAATGTAACTTCGCATCAAGTGTAATTTGTCATTCCTCAAGACAATAAAATCATATGCAGTTTCGTAGATGTATGCACGTTGCTGAATCACGTAAATCTTTGTATCAtgtgattgatttcttgttttgttttacttttctgTCATCATTTTTTACAACAGTGACCAAAATGAATCGATACATAACGAAACACTTTTTGGAATGTTATTATGTTGATCTTCTCTCAGAGAAATTTGATATAGtactctaatttttcttttacatatatGCTTGGTGCATGGTCACACAATCTATTTATTAGTATGaataagattgagaacataatattataaaatatatatatatatatatatatatatatatatgagatcttGTCCACTATGTGTGACAATGAACCTTATAGAGCATGTAAAATGTATATATGTGAGTACTTAAATGGAACTCAATGGAAAACATAGATATTCTCCGGCCGATCGAAGCAGATGCATGCGCTCCGAGTTTTGCAGTCACAGCTGCAGCCACTAACAGCAGTCAGCAGCTGCATGCGGGTCCCGGCCCATGATTCTGAGAGCGGGGACGTGTGTTTTATTGCAAATTAGAGAATAGGCAAAAAATGGGAaccaaattattaaaacttCTACTTTATGCAGAAACCTAACCTCCACACAAAGATCATATCTTATCTAATTCGATgttaacgtattatatgaatgaaGCCAAAGTTGAGTTGGCCGGAAGCTAGCTTGTCAAATCAACTTTTAGCCTCCtggcctcctcctcctcctcccaaCAACTCACACGAGGCGCATGTAACAGATCGAGATCAGTACTAGCTGCCTGTTCATTCCCCTGATCTTCATCCTTACGATATGTTTGGGAACTAATAAACTGTTTTTAGATTAGCTATTTCACGTGATCTGAAATACTCTTACCATCCAAACGGAGTCTACGTACGTTCGGAACTACAAAATATGGAACTGATCTTGATCACCTGCCCCATTCTCTTTGATTTAATGAAATGTGTCGACTCtcaatttgtttttctaaaacGTACCTGTGAGCGAGACATATATATTGATCAAACGAAATGTAAATGTCGTGAAATAAACTGCTAGTTATCATTAATTTCCAGTATATATTGCCATTTTCCACAACATATAAGCATGGTACTTTCCCCCCCGATTTTAATTTGGAGaagaatattagaaaattataagttttgctatgttttcagaaacaaattaaaaaaatcatgatcACAACGAAAAAAGAGTTCAaacatgatatttatatattttggttgTGTTTTGGGCCTTTGgcttaaaataaaaacagaacgAAGAATCAATTATGATCTAAAACTACGTACAAATAATTAGAAACCCTTAATGATCAATTAAGAATCAATCTTAAGTGCAGATCACTAGCTAAACTCAGCTAGctgaaaatgatattattgtggCAACCCTTATGAAGTCGATTGCTCTTGGGTTTTGCCGACGTTGTATTTGCGAAAGTACTGGAGTACTAACAACCAATTATCGTTGCAAATAGTCttttacaacaaaaagaaaggttATTAGTATCGatttttttacttgtaaaaagtCGAATCTCTTATAGTACACTTGCTAAACGTTGGTCTTCTACACCACTAATTAACATATAAGCGAGATTAAATTTACAAgagaagtttaaaattaatttttcttacaaattaaatcttgtcaaatttattttttccttgttaAATGGTAATTTCTCGTAATCTTTTACGCCTTTTTATCCCTTCAAatctcatcaaaataataaccTAACTAATCAACTCACTTGGGAGCGCATAATTGGGCATCAACAAATGATTGAAGAGGCTTATCTTCTCCTTTTGGTAAttaggattattggttttttggGGCCTACCCTAAAGAGTAAAGAGAGTGATCATATGCTATAAAGTCTTGGCCATTATTACCCATGTTTGCCATTACAACTTACCACGTCTAAAAGTTTTCTAACAAGGTAATTATGTTTCTCATAATAAGCTTGACATTGGGACAAACATCCAAGTTCTTATAATTTGTTGACAAAAGTCATGATCAAGAGAATTATTTTTCAATCGTGTTGTGCTTACAATCATATTGTTTTAATCACACTCCAGGGATATTCTACTACCTTTAGTACTAGCTTGGAAGACCCTGATTTACAAAACCTAGCTAACTGTTAGTTCTATTAATATCGATACTCTACCCAACCCAACTGATAAATTTAAGGAGTCAATTCTTGTCTCTTTAAGTCTCTTTAAGTGTATCGCTCAAAGTTattgctagtatatatattttattttttaaaaaatgtttgaataaattattactagtgcatttgtatattttttttaatatttgaaaaaaaaaactaaaatatactaaaagtACTACACCTGTGGAGCTAAGTCAAGTGAGTGGCTAGTAGCACCACCTTTCAAAAAACTGCTTAAAGAAGAGTAAAGAACTAAACAAAAGGAAGTTCATGGCCCAGGAGAGGACTTTGCCTGCCTGCCAAACTTACATGGTTTGGTATCTGTGAATAGATGTTCTTTGTACTTCATCCACATCATTGGCACTAGCTTTACTGTCAAGCAACAGTGATTCTAGGTTGCTCACGCACTGTAACTAGAATGCTTTTGGTAggtaaaaaaacatatataagaaataaagcAAAAGTAGCTGTGTAAATTTACAAGATATCATCATCTGATCTTAGCTTTAACGGGGTGACAAATTCTAAGTTGTTGATTTTTAAAGTTTCGAGCTATAGTACTACCCATGAACCCTTTGGTCAAGACTGCAAGGATCAATGTCAAACTTtgctatatatgaataattatgTGCTTAATAGTCTTTGCAGGTTCTCTTTTATTTCAAGAATGtgaaaagtttatttattaaaatatattcagCATGTGGAATACTATCATGATTTTCTtatcactctttttctttttctttttttaacaagcAAACAAAATATCAAGATATGCTGATCAAAGAGAGTCGATTGATCGGGACGGAGTCCCAACTCCCAACGCCAGAACAATATTCAAAACGGTGCCCATCAACGGccggaaaaagaaaaagaaaaggaaaggttattaaaatggagagaaaatagGACCATGAGAATATAATAGTCTCGATCGATCATACTTTTTTGGGTTTGTGGTTGTTTTcattactaagaaaaaaaaccacTGCAGAGATGTACGTAATTAGTCATCTACTAGGTTTGAATAGATCAACAGTACACTTGGTGGATTACAAAGTTTGTACAACATCTAGCCTACAAACTTTGACGTTGTAGATATCTATTTTATGATTGTAGTAATGAGGAAGATGAGCTAAGATTGTACGTGCAAGATCTAGACATATATAGAACTAGAGGTtggatttgaatatgaaaagtttgGATCTACACATGTTGAATCTGCTGATCAAGAGCCTTGGAAATGACAAATTTGGAGGCTTATAATGGTAGTAGATCGAACATGATTGATCACAACCGTTTATGTATTTTGCTTATACTTAAATGCAAGAATATTGCGGAGGCGGTCTTCGGCCTCCCAAAGCCCGTTGTCGGCATCGGCGTTGTCCTGTACAGGCAGCGATGGCAGAGAGGCTAATGCCATTTGTTTGATAGAGTATGAGGGACAGAATCAAAAAGTacattttgttattaaaaaaaaaacaaaaaaagtcacGTAGGTTGTGCATTGTTACCGTGGGTGCTCTATAGTTTTACTTTATTTCAAGATATACTCATTTTGTCTTCCATctttccatttttgtttttatttaagttatttttgtcattttgagCGGGGATAGACGCATTGCAATGAGGggatgaaaatattgaaaaaaaaaagaatagataagTTGAAGACTCATATATTACAAAAGTTATTAACTAAAATAGACAAAGTAGGGTTTTAGTTATTCAAAatagatgagtttagatatacaTCGGGGATGCTCTAGTGGGAGGTGGAAgtaattaatatagaaaaagaaGGGTGAGGAAAAGAACATGGTAGGTGAGGGAGAGATGGGTGGAGGTAGGTAGGAGTAGcgaaatacaaagaaaaatggtGGAAGAGGAtagatcaaaaaaaaaaaaaaacttcctaaCTACTATGGGAAAAggagaaaggaagaggaagtgGGCCTTTCCTTgagggagagagtgaggttGGTGGTAGGTTGAAGTTGGGAGAaattagagagaagggagacaAAACATGAActggcataaaaaaaaaatgaatatgggATAAAGCTTGAAAGGTACTTAAAGTGAGAAATTAACATATTAGATCGTTACCTTAACCCAAAAATTCAACTGACGTGCTGGGactcaataatattatatcatttattCACTTTAATTAATACCATTCAAAGTAAGATTCTATTCACACACGACAGAActtcaatacatatatatgtatgtatatccCAGCCAGCAAAAGGCACGTACAGACCCCAACTACAAGAAAGAGTCCCGAAGTAACTACTAAATAGGTTTAAATGAAGACCCAGTTTAACTTCAATGGCTCCTTCCATTTATTTCCCCGCAAGAGCACTTCATGCTTTCCCATATTTTGCACCCTGTTTTCAATTCTGTCTCATGtgcatttatatttatagttttctTGTAAAAGCAAAATCACACCCTCAAGTCTGTATCTGTTTCTTCTTTGTTACCAGTTGATCTTACACTTGTAACAGAAGAAATGAATGGGAAATTGCATATATTGATGTCATTCACTTGACAAGCAATTGCTAATCTCAAAACTCTAACCTTCATTAATCTAAAAACTTGAATGAGATTGAAAAACAATATCTATATTCTagcaaaaaggaaattatccaagctcaaatagaagaaaaaccaTACTCCTTTATCTCAAAAATGATTAGCATGTCTGGCAATCAGTAAATGGTTTTCAGGAGAGATGCTAGACGGGACATATCTGACAAGCCGTGTTTCTAAACCACGTTCCTTGATCCACATTAATCTCCCCATGTCAATAATCTGCTTGCACATAAACCCCAAGGCGGCCCTTTCAATTGCTTTCATATTCCTCACAAAGTCCTCCACTCCAATTGCATCTCCGCTGCATTCTCCTCCCCTTTCACTGTCACAGAATTTAGAAGTAACTAAGCCAATTGctcaagagaaaaaaagatgaaaatacaAAATGGAATCCAATTTCTCACTGACATTCATAAGAGAAAAACTACAAGAAAATAACAACATAAAGATAagttcaaaatgattacatagAGTCTAGATGCAGTTGGACATCAGTAACGTCAGGGAGATCTGAACCATGATCAGCATCTACTGCCCAGCTGGTAAACCACGTAATTGCATGGAATTCTTCTTTGGTGATCCCCAaagtagataaatattttttatctaaatggCAGCCAGAGTCACAGAGCTAGTCAACTTATAATAAGAGATATCTAACAATGATAAACATGATCAGCTACTAATTGATAATCCCTCTGTTCCACAACAGATGAAAGCActtttttttcagaaatagATGAAACTTTCAAAAATGAAAGCATTTATCTATTTCAATTCTCATATTACCATCAAGTATGAAGTAGTTTCTCTCAAATTTGGACcaccttttttttcaaatctcaatgcATCTTTTTGGGTCAATCTAATGGTTTTTTAGAAGTGCTTGTTTTATTAAAACACACAATCTTTAAAACTTCATCTATTGTGTGATGGGgggaatatatttttaatgctGAATCAATTGATTACTCgtgtaatggttttttttttttctgataagttGATTACTTGTGTAATGTTTCCACTGGCAAAGATGATGGCAACATGTTGCTACAGCAAGACCTCTGAGGTTTTGATTACCGCTGCAGGAATCAACATTATCTGGACTAGAATGTTCAGCAAGACAACATCTTAGAGTCAAATCTGCAGCCAAAAAGTTTATAAGGCAAACTTATTCAGCAACACTATCATTTATCAATGGTCTCTATTCACAAAATGTTgtgattgtataaaaaaaattcatagtcAAGGTTGTATGGAAATTGAAAAAGTGGTACAATTACCGGTGGCAGGCCCACAGAGATGTTTACCAATGGCCAGGTAAGGAACTCCCCGCAAAGACTCAACCGCATTCAAGTTTAAATCCTCAACTGTGACAGTTTAATTTCACAATGTAACATGATATAAATTTTCATTAACTTATGTCGCCATACAATGAGAACGTCCTTCCAGCATGCAGATATGCCATCACTTTGTAATATAAAAGTTACAGAAGAACTTAAATCTACATAAGCAAATTATGTTGATAACATGTTTTACATGTAAATATAATGTGATATCATACTGTATAGGAGGAAGCAAAGCAAACTAATTgcagataaaacaaaatagttGGAAATAACCATTAATCTAACTAATAATCCTTAACGATGCAAACAGATATCAGAAATTTATGAAACTTAGGCAATAAATTAAATACTATGAcagcaaaaaaaattatgtttttccaATAAAATGTTTCCTTTGCTAACTTAATAATGcccattttaattaattttcagaTGCAAGTACTGGTGGCAGGGTAAGGGGAATCTGCTACCAGAATCACTAAGATAAACCACCTTCATTGCCAACTATAGCACCAATAAAGTTGTCAAAAGCGTCTCGCCCCCAACTGCTTTGGCTCCACAGTTATTTTTCCTGTCCTATAAACATTTTCCTCTTATAATTCTAATGTGTCTTGCAACTTCttaaagaagttttaaaaaaatcttggaaGTATTGCTGGACTCCATTGTTTCAGGTAGGATGGCCCAACTGCAATCTTCTTGTATCTGAAGCTAAAACTATCATGTGTTCAACTATTTTTAGAGGGAGAAAAGAGTGAGACTGCAGTGTGGAACAGAGAGTGATGTGGCAGATTTCGGACTTTTAGATGGGCCCACGTAGCATACTCCTGTTTCAAAACTGGAAGATGTGGGAGGGGAGCCACTCCCAACGTTGTCACTCACTAATACAGGCTATCCACTCCAAACCAACGCTGCCATATTACAGTCAGCACCATCATTTTCACCACCACCATTGCCGCAAAAGCTTCAAAGTTCTTCAGCAGTGTATCTAATCAAACCTGAAAACTAGCAGCATAAAAGAAGCTAGGGATACAACATTTACCACtgataaaatagaattaatCTTCAAAATTGTCCTGTGTCATATACGTTACACATGTTTCTGCTCAAGCAAGTACCCGTCTTTCATGAGTGAACGTAAAATCACTGGGAATCTTGGATAGTACGCTGTGTTTGATTGTTGGGATGAGTTGAACTCATCCCAACCAATCATTAATGGGactcattactttttcaatttcccataaaaaagttaaaacccatctcaacttactttatacattcaaacaaatctcaatgggacccacaaaaaattactattcacaaatcaacttagatcatctgaaatcatctatacatccaaacgcaacctaaggtgtggtttgaatagtgaattgagataagatgagttgagatgaaagttaaaagttaaataaaatattattataatattactttttattattattattattttgagatttgaaaaagttgaattgtttattatattttgtatgaaaatttgaaaaaattgtaatgatgagatgagataagttgagataatctctcaatccaaattaGGCTTAGTACTGCATTTTCCTAACCTTGAAACGTGGGCTACCCAAAGTATACAGCTTTAAAGAAATTTGAGGTTCTTGCCTTAGAATAATACATGTAAAACGTTGGCCAGATGTTTCAGGATAAGTACTAGAATGGAAAGAAGTTATACTGAGTCtagcatataattttatcaaagtTCTCATAAATGCAGCATAGATCTAATAATGGAAGTGTCGTATAGATTTTCAAGCAAAAGGATTCCAAAAACCCTTACTGTCAATTCTCAAGCGCTCCAATATCAAACACTCTTTTTGTCGCAAGGAACGATCAGCCTAGAATAGCATTGgcataacataaaattaataattcgAAAAATCTTGAGTTCAAAGAGCACATGAGCAAACTCCAAATTAGATCATAACCAAGTGTAACGAATAACAGCGTTAATGTAAGAAGCAATTTCAGGTCCAACCCAACTAACCTTCAGCTTGTATGACTTTCGCTCAACTAGAAAAACCTTTTTGATCCCGTAACAATCGGCAAGCATTTGTGTCAAGTACCCTCTCCCAGCTCCAAATTCAACCACTGCAGACACGCCATTTTTGCCATCGTCATATGACCCCTCAGAGTCGCACTGTTTCCTCCCAGCGTCATTCTTCAATACCCCTGATTCTTCCAAGTGGCCAAGAATCGATGCCTGTTGCACAACATGTTTCTCCTGAAATGGCAATTTCCTACGAACACCCACTCAGTCTTTAACGAGACCACACCCACCCCACAAAGCAAAACTCTTTTATGCAAGCTTGTTTACCTATCGACTTCTCTCTTAATCCACATATTGCAAGCTTCCGGCATCTTATAGGATTCACAAATATCCTTACATACCAACCCATGAACAgattcaatcttctcaatcaatttaaaaaaatcaggcAGACCCATACCATGAACAGCAGCTCTCTTCACTTCTGAAGACACGTGGCCCAAATCTTCTCTGTTTTCATCTCTGCCAGCATTTATGCCCTTCTTGTAGAAGGGTTGAAGAGTCAAGGATTGAACTTGTTTAAGTAATGGGCATCTCTTAACATGCCCTTGAAGATTATCCTTAAGTACGGAGCTGTCATATGAACATAAAAGAACCCCAGAAGAAGTAAGATCAAATTATGTTTACGGTGAGAGTATAAACcagagagggaaaaagaaaacaagaagggGAAGATGAAGAATTACTGAGAAGGGTCTACTGGGCATGGGATCCACTGGCCAGACCTGGGATTGTGGTTTCCACAGAACCTAAAGCACAAGTTTGATTCAGCAAAAAAGAACCGGAAAATTGaacaattaaagaaagaatGGCCATAATAATTGCGAGGGAGAGATGGAGATTGACGGATGTAGAGAGATACAAAGAATCGCCGAGAGGGACGTTGGCACAGAATCTGTTCTTCTTCGGCAGCCAGAACTGGCAGCGGCACCCCTCCATGCTTGTGATAATTAGTAGCCGCAGGCCCGCAAGCAAGCCTCGAGCCCTATATTATAGTTTGGATTCTATTGGGGACTGCTTGCGCACGCGCTACGTGGCTTTACGATTCGTTTCATTTAAGTGCGTTTgcgtttaaaaataaatgaaatgagataattttaaattaaagataaaaattataaaaaatattattaaaatattattttttaatattattattattttataattttaaaaaaattaaattaaattttaaaaaaaattaaattatttattatattttatataaaattttaaaaaaattataatgataagatccAAACAGTACAGGTGAGAAAGCCAGCCTCACTCATCGTCGAACATTCCCTACGTCAATGAATCCTCTCAGAGCATCTGCATCGGCTTCTTCAAACAACATTTCATCTCCAAATTTGACTAATTTTGTCAATAGTTGGTCTATATTGAATTAGCCAAACCCTTTTCATCCAAGATATGATCTCTagtaatttcatcttttttttcaaagatgaaaagaacTGTATCAAGTCCAAATgcattgtttattaattttagcTCCCTATCTCCTgcgatttttttctttttcttcttccctctttctctctcgcgtctcttcttctctatttctctctcgcatctcttccttctctcttcttctaattttttttttctctactttctcttcttccctctctctcccgcgGCTAAAAAAACTTCCATCTTTCTCCCTCGCGACTATTCTCTCCAGAACGGCACCGCAGCAGCTTCTCCCCAGCACGACAAGCAATAACACGGTAAGATTCGAAACCCTAGTCTtgattttacttttgattttattgtttgggttttattttgttgatgttgtttgggtttgattcgaaaccctagccttgatTTTACTCTTGATTTTATTGTACTGCTCCTTATTTGACTCATGTAGCTATCGTATCTCTGTCTCATTTTCGTGTGTTAGTTTGAACACAGAATGTTctgtaaatattgaaaatttgtcATATTGGAAATTTAACTCGTGTAGCTCCTTATTTCTGTCTCCTTATTGGAAATTGGAAAT
Coding sequences:
- the LOC121252535 gene encoding tRNA:m(4)X modification enzyme TRM13 homolog isoform X1, producing the protein MEGCRCQFWLPKKNRFCANVPLGDSLFCGNHNPRSGQWIPCPVDPSHSVLKDNLQGHVKRCPLLKQVQSLTLQPFYKKGINAGRDENREDLGHVSSEVKRAAVHGMGLPDFFKLIEKIESVHGLVCKDICESYKMPEACNMWIKREVDRKLPFQEKHVVQQASILGHLEESGVLKNDAGRKQCDSEGSYDDGKNGVSAVVEFGAGRGYLTQMLADCYGIKKVFLVERKSYKLKADRSLRQKECLILERLRIDIEDLNLNAVESLRGVPYLAIGKHLCGPATDLTLRCCLAEHSSPDNVDSCSGNQNLRGLAVATCCHHLCQWKHYTNKKYLSTLGITKEEFHAITWFTSWAVDADHGSDLPDVTDVQLHLDSIERGGECSGDAIGVEDFVRNMKAIERAALGFMCKQIIDMGRLMWIKERGLETRLVRYVPSSISPENHLLIARHANHF
- the LOC121252535 gene encoding tRNA:m(4)X modification enzyme TRM13 isoform X2, which translates into the protein MEGCRCQFWLPKKNRFCANVPLGDSLFCGNHNPRSGQWIPCPVDPSHSVLKDNLQGHVKRCPLLKQVQSLTLQPFYKKGINAGRDENREDLGHVSSEVKRAAVHGMGLPDFFKLIEKIESVHGLVCKDICESYKMPEACNMWIKREVDRKLPFQEKHVVQQASILGHLEESGVLKNDAGRKQCDSEGSYDDGKNGVSAVVEFGAGRGYLTQMLADCYGIKKVFLVERKSYKLKADRSLRQKECLILERLRIDIEDLNLNAVESLRGVPYLAIGKHLCGPATDLTLRCCLAEHSSPDNVDSCSGNQNLRGLAVATCCHHLCQWKHYTNKKYLSTLGITKEEFHAITWFTSWAVDADHGSDLPDVTDVQLHLDSIN